Genomic DNA from Deltaproteobacteria bacterium:
GGTGAGGCCCCATTTGGGCATCTTGATTTTGGCGGCCACTTTTCTGTTTCCTCATTGAATAAGGGTAGTTGATAAAGTTCGGGTAGCGGAGGTCGGCGGGACCCCAGCTACCTCGAGTTTCATTTAAACAAGCGATCAGCCCAGAATCTCTTTTACCGCCCGGACCACTTTTCCCGTGCTCGGCAGCATGGCGTCTTCCAGAGGCGGACTGAACGGAATAATGGTGTCCGCAGCGGCCACGGTCTTGACCGGTGCGTCCAGATAATCAAAGGAATGATCCATGATGCTCTTGACCACTTGCGCCGCGACCCCGGCCATTTCGTAAGCCTCCTGAACCACCACGGCCTTGTGAGTCTTTTGCACACTCGCGGCCAGCGTCCGATGGTCCAGAGGAGACAGGGTTCTCAGATCGATCACCTCGGCGTTAACGCCTTCCCCGGCCAGTTGCTCGGCCGCCTCGAGGCACTTGTGCAGCATAAGCGCATACGAGAGCAATGTTACGTCGCTGCCTTCCTTCTTTACTTCGGCCTTGCCCAGGGGGATCAGGTATTCTCCCTCCGGAACGGGACCCGCGGTCCCGTAAAGAGCCTTTTCCTCGATGTAGAGCACGGGGTTGTTGTCGCGGAGCGAAGCCAGCAACAATCCTTTGGCGTCGTTGGGGGTCGAGGGCATAACCACTTTCAGGCCGGGCACCTGTGTGAACCAGCCTTCGAGAGATTGGGAGTGTTGGCCCGCCGCCCGGATCCAGCCGCCGGAAGTGGTGCGGACCACCAGCGGCAGTTTCTTGACCTGCCCCCCGGCCATGTAACGCACTTTGGGGGCCTGATTCGTGAGGTA
This window encodes:
- a CDS encoding alpha-ketoacid dehydrogenase subunit beta, translating into YLTNQAPKVRYMAGGQVKKLPLVVRTTSGGWIRAAGQHSQSLEGWFTQVPGLKVVMPSTPNDAKGLLLASLRDNNPVLYIEEKALYGTAGPVPEGEYLIPLGKAEVKKEGSDVTLLSYALMLHKCLEAAEQLAGEGVNAEVIDLRTLSPLDHRTLAASVQKTHKAVVVQEAYEMAGVAAQVVKSIMDHSFDYLDAPVKTVAAADTIIPFSPPLEDAMLPSTGKVVRAVKEILG